Below is a window of Rhodoglobus vestalii DNA.
CGCGTTTGTGGCCGACAACCGGCAAATCTTTCAACTTTTCGCGGCGCGCGGGCATCGGGGGCATCGCTAGCGCTTGGGCGCTTCCGTTAGAAATGGTGCTCACCTAGTCGATTCTACCGAACAGTGCTGCACGAACGCCGAGCGCACGGCCGCATCAGTGGCATCCTTTACCCTGTACTGACGAGCTTGAGGAGGCTAGATGACCATCGCAGAGGGCGCGCCCACCGTCGATACTCCGTGGCCGGTCTCGGTGCTGTCGCAGAAAGTTCGCGGATGGATCGAACGGCTCGGCACTGCGTGGGTGGAAGGTGAAATCACCCAGTGGGGTGGTTCGGGCGGCAACATCTACGGCAAGCTCAAAGATCTCGAAGTTGATGCCACCATCTCCTTCACTATTTGGTCATCGGTTCGCACCAAGCTTCCGAACGACCTGAAGCAGGGCGACCGCGTTGTCGCGCTCGTCAAGCCCAACTACTGGGTCAAGGGTGGCACCCTCACAATGCAGGTGCTGGAGATGCGGCATGTTGGGCTCGGCGACCTGCTTGAACGCCTTGAACTGCTGCGCCAGAAGCTGCACGCTGAGGGGCTCTTCGAGCACAAGAAGCCGCTGCCGTTTCTCCCCAACTGCATCGGGCTCGTCACTGCCAAAGATAGTGACGCCGAGAAAGATGTCGTGCGCAACGCCCAATTGCGCTGGCCGTCGGTGAAGTTTCGCACCGCACACGCCGCGGTGCAGGGCGAGCGCGCCGTCAAAGAGGTCTCAGACGGCATTCGACTATTGGATGCCGACCCCGAGGTTGATGTCATCATCGTTGCCCGCGGAGGTGGAGACTTTCAGAACCTGCTCGTCTTCAGCGATGAGTCGTTGGTGCGCACGGCTGCCGCCTGCCAGACTCCTCTGGTCTCTGCGATCGGCCACGAGAATGATAGGCCGCTCCTCGATGAGGTAGCTGATTTGCGAGCATCCACGCCCACAGATGCAGCCAAGCGGGTTGTTCCGGATGTCGCGGAAGAGTTGAGTCGTGTGCAGCAGGCGCGCGCGGCAATGCGATTGCGCATCACGCAACGTTTGAGCAACGAGGGCGATCGCCTAGAGTCACTGCGCACGAGGCCGGTACTGGCGAATCCGGTGTCTCTGGTGGATGCCCACGCCGATGAGCTTTCACGTTACGTCTCTCGCAGCCATGAACTGGTCGAGCGTGCGATCGAGAAGGCGCAGGCGGGTATGACCGAATTGACGGGTCAATTGCGTGCCCTCTCTCCTCAGCGCACGCTGCAGCGCGGTTATGCGATTGCCCAGCTTTCGGACGGCACAGCCCTACGTTCACGCGCCGATGCCACCGAGGGCACCCAGTTGTTGCTCACGGTGGCTGATGGCAAGATTTCCACCACTGTCACCGACCAGCCGGCCGATAGCTAGAGAGCAGTAGAATTAGATCGTGGCTACCCCCAAAAAGATTTCTGTCAGCGACCTCAGCTATGAACAGGCGCGGGATGAACTCATCGCCGTGGTCGGTGAGCTTGAGCAGGGTTCAGCGACGCTCGAACAGTCTCTTGCCCTCTGGGAACGCGGCGAAGCTCTGGCTCAACGCTGCGAGGAATGGCTTGTTGGCGCGCGAGCGCGACTCGATGCCGCCCGCACTTCCTCCCCTACTTCAGGCGTGGGGCAGTAATGGCCAAGAAGAGTACCCCGCGCGTCGTGGCCGAGCTGGGGCGCCCAGAGACCTCAGCGGAGACCTTCGCGCGCAAAGCCGAAAACTCTCGCAAGCATCGTGCAAACCAGACCCTCTTTAACCTCGTAATTGCCACGGGCGCCTCGCTCGGTGTTGTGCTTTTTCTTGTATTGGTGGTTGTTCGCCCCACCGACACCACACCAGTGTCGGCCGACTATCAAACCATTGCGGCGGAAGCGCAAACGGATGCGAGCGAACCCCTCCTTGCTCCGGCGTTGCCCGATGATTGGTACTCCAATTCGGCCAGGCTGGGTACGAACTCCTCTGTTCAGACCTGGTATGTCGGCTTGGTGACACCGTTGTCGCCCTCATCACCGTCCGCACAGTTCATCGCCCTTGAGCAGGGAATTGATGCCAACGACACCTGGTTGGCGATCGTCACCGATAACGCGCTGGCAACCGGCACGACGACGATCGATGGAATCGACTGGACGATCTATGACCGTCGCTCTTCCCCTGACACCGGAAACTACGCTTATTCGATGTCGGCGCAGATTGCGGACAGCACGGTTGTGTTGCACGGAACCGCCAGCACGGCAGAGTTCGAACTGTTGGCAGCGTCAATCGCCACCAAGGCGTCGCTGGAGTGACGACTCCCACACGCACACCGGCACAGGTGTGGAACGAAATGTCGCGCGGCAACGAGCGTTTCATTGCCGGTGAGCCCTATCACCCTCGTCAAGATGTTGAGCGACGCACCGAACTCGCAAACGCCCAGGCACCCCACGCTGCTCTCTTCGGGTGCAGTGATTCACGCCTAGCTGCTGAGATCATTTTTGATAAAGGACTCGGCGATCTATTTGTGGTGCGGAACGCCGGCCAGATCATCTCTGACTCGGTGGTCGGATCGCTGGAGTATGCGGTCAGCGTTCTCAATGTGCCGCTGATCTTGGTTCTCGGCCACGATGAGTGCGGTGCCGTGGCTGCCGCCATTGCCTCACAGGGGGCCGAGCATCCCGCACTGCCCCCGCACATCGAGTCACTCATCGCAAAGATCGTGCCCGCCGTGCGCCGCGTGGCTGGCAGCGAGACCGGGTTCGTCGACACAACCACCATCAGCTCAACGGATGTCGGCCGCGAACACCTGCGCGAAACCATTGCAGAACTAGTGAGCTCCTCAGAACTTATTAGCGAGGCAATTGCCGCGGGTACGCTTGCAGTAGTGGGCGCGAACTATCGCTTGCTTGAAGGTAGGGCAGTGCCAGACGTCATCGTCGGCACCGTGTAGCGCTCTCCACCACGTTCTCCCACCAATTCGCTCGCAAACAAAGGACCATAACGCTGTGACGAGTTCAACCGAATACCGCATCGAACACGACACCATGGGCGAAGTACGCGTGCCCAAGGACGCCCTCTATGGCGCCCAGACGCAGCGTGCCGTCGAAAACTTTCCCATTTCGGGCACCGGTCTCGAACCAGCCCAAATCGTCGCTCTGGCCCGCGTCAAGCGCGCCGCGGCGATGGCCAACGCTGAACTGGGCAAGCTCGACTCGGGTATTGCCGAGGCCATCGTCGGCGCCGCTGATCAGATTATTGACGGCCAGCATCACGATCAGTTCCCGGTAGACACCTACCAAACCGGCAGCGGCACCTCCTCGAACATGAACATGAACGAGGTGCTTGCTCGACTCGCGAGCGACTCGCTCGGCAGCGTTGTACACCCCAACGACCACGTGAACGCGTCACAGTCATCCAACGACGTGTTTCCCACCTCAGTGCACCTTGCTGTGACCGGTGCCCTTCTTGGCGACCTCATCCCGGCGTTGGAGCATCTTGCCGCGGCACTCGATGTCAAAGCAGAACTCTGGAAGGGCGCGGTCAAGGCCGGGCGAACCCACCTCATGGATGCCACCCCCGTGACCCTGGGACAGGAGTTTGCTGGCTACGCGCGCCAGATTCGACTCGGCATCGCCCGCGCGCAATCAACGATTCCACGCGTCGCGGAAGTTCCCCTTGGCGGTACCGCCGTCGGTACCGGAATCAATACTCCACTCGGCTTTCCCCAGCGCGTAATCACGATCCTTGCCGAAAACTCGGGCCTGCCGATCACCGAGGCGGAGGACCACTTCGAAGCTCAGGGCGCTCGCGATTCGCTCGTAGAGGCCTCTGGCGCCCTCCGAGTCATCGCGGTCTCCGTCACCAAGATCTGCAACGATCTGCGCTGGATGGGCTCCGGACCCAACACCGGGCTTGGCGAACTAAACATTCCCGACCTCCAACCCGGCTCCTCAATCATGCCCGGCAAGGTCAACCCCGTCATCCCCGAAGCTGTTCTCATGGTGTGTGCCCGCGTGATCGGCAACGATGCGACGATCGCCTGGGGTGGAGCATCCGGAGCCTTCGAACTCAACGTGGCGATTCCTGTGATGGGAACATCACTCCTCGAATCGATCCGACTGCTCTCCAACTCGCTGCGAGCACTCGCCGACAAGACCGTCGATGGCCTCGAAGCTAACCTGCCGCGCGCCCTCGCACTGGCCGAATCCTCGCCGTCAATCGTGACACCGCTCAACAAAATTATCGGCTACGAAGCGGCCGCCAAAATTGCAAAGCACGCTGTCGCGCAGTCGATGACGGTACGCGAAGCAGTAATCGACTTAGGCTTTGTCGAACGCGGCGAAGTAACCATCGACCAGTTGGATGCCGCACTCGACGTTCTGTCGATGACCACACCCGGTTAGTCGCCGAGACCAGCCATCGTTAGGGGCGCACCGTCGAGAGCTTCGACGATGCGTTCCCCTATGGGGTCAGTCAGTGTGATCGGGATCAGCACCGACCCCGTGAGATCCTCACCCAGTGGGCATGCTTCAGCGTTGTTGGGCGTCGAACCATCAGCGGGATTTGGTAGCCCATAGAGCACCGCAAGGTGGACCCGTTCTGGGGTCTCAATCGCCACCACAGTGCGCGGAACACACAGAAGTGGTCCCCGCACCTTCACAATCACATCTGCACGACTAATGATGGCGTCAGTTTCGCTGGGGATGCTGCCGATATAGCCCGGGATGTTGGTGGTGCCGAGGCGAGAAAACGGTTCAAGATCGAGCAAATATAGCGGCGCGCCCCCATCATCGTTCACCGGTAGGTAGCTGTCGATCGGCACATCAACGAGAGTGTCAGTGGGGGCTAGAGCTGGTTGAAAAGTGCGGTGCATCAGCAGCGGTTCGGGCGTTCCCCACGTTTGTTCCACGTGGTTGGCTCGGGGAGGTTCGACTGGATCCCGGGTAGAAGACCAGACAACGGCAATCACAATCATCAGGAGCGCAAGGCCGAGGGCAATGGCCGCGATCAGACGACGGTACGCGTAGGCAGCACCGCCCGGTTCTGAGGTGTGAACGTCGGCAACTGACCAAGAAAAGAGGCTGCGCCACTGATTTCGGGGTGCAAAGACCGCCCAGACAGCGGCTACCCCCAGGGGAACCGCAATAAACCACCAAACCCACGCCACCAGAAAACCTTACGTTGCCTGAGCGCTCCGCGCTGACACTTACGCGGCGCGCTCAGACTTTGAAAGGCAATCGTTAGGCGAGTTCGTTGCCCTCCAAGAGCTCGGTAACGAGGGCTGCGATCGCCGAACGCTCGGAGCGGGTCAGGGTGATGTGGCCAAACAGCGAATGGCCTTTCAGCGTTTCGATTACCGAAGCGACACCATCATGGCGCCCCACACGGAGGTTGTCACGCTGCGCCACGTCGTGGGTGAGCACGACACGTGAGTTTTGACCGATACGGCTGAGCACTGTCAACAGAACGTTGCGTTCGAGCGACTGGGCCTCATCCACAATCACAAAAGCATCGTGCAGTGAGCGTCCGCGAATGTGGGTCAGCGGGAGCACTTCGAGCAGGCCACGATCGAGCACCTCTTCGAGCACATTTTCGGAGACCACAGACCCCAGGGTGTCGAACACCGCCTGAGCCCAAGGGTTCATCTTCTCGGACGCATCTCCAGGCAAATAGCCCAGTTCCTGGCCCCCGACCGCGTAGAGCGGTCGGAACACCATGATCTTGCGGTGCTGCTGCTTCTCAAGAACAGCTTCGAGCCCGGCACAGAGCGCGAGGGCCGACTTGCCAGTTCCTGCGCGACCACCGAGAGAAACAATTCCGAGCTCCGGATCGAGCAACATTTCGATCGCCAGACGCTGCTCTGCGCTACGCCCGTGAAGACCAAAAATATCGCGGTCACCCCGCACCAGCGACATCGTGCCCCGTGCGGTTACTCGCGCGAGCGCCGACCCCCGCTCGGAGTGCACGATGAGCCCCGTGTTGATCGGCAGATCGCCGACCGTGCGAGAGTGCAGTTGCTCTTTGTCGTACAGTTCCGAAACCTGATCTCCACTGAGTTCGATCTCCGCCTGCCCGGTCCAACCCGAGTCGACGGCAAGTTCTGCACGGTACTCCTCGGCCGCGAGTCCGATGGATGCCGCCTTCACCCGCAGAGGAAGATCTTTCGAAACGACAGTGACATCCAGTCCCTCGTTTGCCAGGTTCAGCGCAACAGCCAGAATCCGTGAATCGTTGTCTCCGAGTTGCAGGCCCGAGGGAAGCACAGACATGTTGGAGTGGTTGAGTTCAACGCGCAGCGTGCCACCGTTGTCGCCAACGGAGATCGGAAAATCAAGTCGTTCGTGTTTGATCCGCATCTCGTCGAGGTTTCGCAACGCCTGCCTGGCGAAATACCCAATCTCGGGGTCGTTTCGTTTGGCTTCGAGTTCAGTGATGACCACCACGGGCAGAACAACGTTGTGTTCGGCGAATCGCTTGATCGCGCTTGGATCGGAGAGCAAAACAGAGGTGTCGAGCACGTAGGTGCGCTCGGCTTGTCGTTGGGCCCGCCCTCCCGCCTTCGACGTGACGTTCGTGGTCTTGGGGGTAGTTAGATCGGCCAACGTGCACTCCATCCCCGAGTGCGCGAGCACTTGGATCCAGTCTGCGAAGACGGCCAGTACTTTACGAGAGCGAACTTACGTGGCCGTCTCGATCAGGTGCCATACCTGATATTTGAACGCTAATCCTGTCGGGCCCGCAGCGAGCAACGACACGCCACGAGACACCATTGCGTCATCTACAGTCGTCACTGTTCACCCTGCCCATCACACTGGCCGGCGGTGGCTGTCACTAGCCATCGCTGGCTGTCACTGGCCATCGCTGGCTGTCACTGGCCGTAGCGGCGGTGGCGGCGCGCGAAGTCTCGCAGCGCACGCAAAAAGTCGACCTCACGCAGGTCGGGGCCGAGCGCCTCCACAAAATAAAGTTCGCTGTGCGCGGTCTGCCACAGCATGAAGTCACTAATGCGCTGTTCACCCGAGGTGCGGATGACCAGATCGGGGTCAGGTTGCCCACCCGTGTACAGGTGCTCACCGATGAGCTCCGGGGTTAATAATCCGGCCAAGTCGTCAAGGCTCTGGCCCTCATCGCTGTGGTTTCGCACGATTCGCCGCATTGCCTCGGCGATCTCGTGGCGACCACCGTAGCCAATGGCCAGATTAACGTGAAGCCCAGTATTCGATGCCGTGCGGTTGTGCGCGGCAGTCAACTGAGCCTTGAGCGTGGCGGGGAGACCCACGTCTGATCCCACATGCTGAACCTGCCAATCGCGAAAGTGCGATAGATCGTCGGCTAGGTCACCGATGATGGTAAACAACTCACCCAGCTCTTCGGTTGAACGCCCGGTGAGGTTGTCGGTTGAGAGCAGGTAAAGGGTGGCAACCGAAATGTCGAGGTCGTCACACCACACAAGAAATTCGCGGTACTTGGCGGCGCCTGCGCGGTGACCGTGCGCTGCTGTCTCAAGGTCCTTGAGCTTTGCCCACCGCCTGTTGCCATCGATGATCATGGCAACGTGTCGAGGCAATTGCTGGCCCTCTAGTTGGCGCCGCAGCTTCTTCTGGTAGAGACCGTAGAGAAAACCACGACCGAAGGGAAACTTTCGCTGACTCACGGAACTACGTTAGACCACTCGGGCGCGCAGCAAGTGAAACTGACACGGGCGTAAACTATGGAGATGAATCGAGACGCCTCAGAAACGCCCGCCGTCGAGGCTGTTGACCAGGAGGATGCTGCAGGTTTGCCGCAGCTTCCCCTCATCGAGGATGCCATCGCATTCGATACCGCTGACGCCAAGCCCACGTGGCGCGGCTGGATTCACGCCGCAACCTTTCCCGTCGCGGTCGTGCTCGGCATAATCCTGATCGTGATGGCCGATGGGGTGCCTGCGAAGGTGAGTTCGGCGGTCTTTGTCGCGTCGTCACTCATGCTGTTCGGTGTTTCAGCGCTCTACCACCGCTTCAACTGGAGCGACAGGACGCGCATGCTGCTGAAGCGCTTCGATCACTCCAACATTTTTTTGCTGATCGCTGGCTCATATACCCCGATTACTGTTCTTGCACTGGCACCAGAGAAAGCAACCCTGTTGCTGTGGCTCGTGTGGAGCGGTGCCGCCCTCGGGATCGGGTTCCGCATCTTCTGGGTCGGTGCCCCACGGTGGCTGTACGTTCCGCTGTATGTACTACTCGGCTGGGCTGCGATGATGTTCGTCGTCGACTTCTTCCAGACCAACTGGATCATGATGACGCTAATTCTCGCCGGTGGACTGTTCTACACCGCCGGTGCTGTCGTCTACGGGCTCAAACGCCCCAACCCTATCCCGGGAGTTTTTGGCTTCCACGAGATTTTCCACACGCTGACGCTACTAGCGTTCCTGTGTCACTGGGCCGGAATATTCCTTGTCGCGACTAATCCGCCCGTAGCGTAGGCGGAAGGTTGGAACCATTATCACCGTCTTTGACATCATCGGTTGTATCGTCAGCCGTTGCCTGTTCATTGCGAATCGTTTCTTGAGCAAGTTCTCGATAGCGCACCCGACGAACGCGGCGGTTCATGTCAGCGATGATGAGCAGGGTCGCTACCGCAATGAAGAGCGTTGCAACGAATCCGACAACACCGGGGGTCACCAAGTTGGGGTCGCCGGTGTACTCCGGATACACGCTCGGCTCGGGGCTGGGAGTGGCCGTCCAGAGAATCACGCTGTGGGCGAGCGAAGCGAAAGAAATCAACTGTTGTCCTCTGGAATGTGCACTCGATGATTCCATCATGCGAGTTTGCGAATAGCCTTGTAAGAACCAGAATACCGTTGTCGAAAGGAGCACAGCGTGCCCGAAGTATCCAGTAGCAATACGGGCTCCATCGACGACAATGACAGCGGTAACAGTGCTCGCTCGGTCGACACCATAACGACTCCCGCGGGCGCCAACGCTGACCTTGATGCGCGCTACGGGCGCAGCCCCCGAGCGAAACGCAACAATCGCGCAATCATTGTGACGGTAGCCCTCGGATTCGTCGCCGTATTCACGGCCTGGCTGGTGTGGGGCGGCCTGCTGGAGGCCCCCGCGCAGTTCGAAGCGAGAGATACCGGATTCGAACTAATCGATGAGTCCACCGTCACTGTTCGCTGGCAATTCAATGTGCCCGAAAACACGGATGCGCGCTGCGCAGTCCAAGCGCTCAACTCAACATTTGCGATCGTGGGCTGGAAAGTGGTGGACGTTCCGGCCAGTGATCAGCGCAACCGGGCACTCAGCGAAACGATCCGCACCACAGAACAAGCTGTGTCTGGCTTGATCTACCGGTGTTGGCTAACCTAGGCTGTACCAAATAATCTCGAAACCGGTCGATTGCGGCCGGTTTCTCGTTTGTATAGGGAGAAGCACAGTGGCAGGTCAAGAGAACCTCACATGGCTGACCCAGGAGGCGTTCGATCGTCGCACCGCCGAACTGGAACAGCTCACGGGCGAGGGACGGCACGATATCGCCAAAAAGATTGAGGCCGCACGCGAGGAAGGCGACCTTAAAGAGAACGGCGGCTACCACGCTGCCAAGGAAGAGCAGGGCAAGATTGAGGCCCGCATCCGTGTTCTCACCGAACTTTTGCGGCATGCCGTCGTTGGCGATGTTCAAGACGATGACGGTGTTGTCGAGCCCGGCATTCTCGTGACTGCCAAGATCATGGGCGATGAGAGCGTGTTCTTGCTCGGCAGCCGCGAAATTGTTGCCGACGACAGCGACCTCGACGTGTACAGCGAAAAGAGCCCGCTCGGAATGGCAATCAACGGGCTCAAGGTTGGCGAATCGACCGCCTACACGGCACCCAATGGCAAAGAGATCATGGTTGAGATCGTGAAAATCGCAACCTATTCGGGCTAACACCCTCTCGGGCACGAGCCTTCATCGGCTGCCACGGCGTCTTAGAAATCGACCTGAGGGTCAAAGCCTTCCTCTCTGAGCCGCGCGAGCACTGACTCCGCATGCTCGGGGCCTCGGGTCTCAATGTGCAGTTCGAGCTGAACCTCGCTGAACTGTGCTTTGTTATTGTGCCTGCTGTGAAGCACTTCGACCACGTTGGCATTTGCCTCGGCAATGATGCCGGAGATGCGCGCGAGCTGGCCGGGGCGGTCAGGCAGCGGGATGCGCAAACGTAGGTACCGTTCAGATGCCGATAGCCCGTGACTGATGATGCGTTCCATGATCATGGGGTCGATATTGCCACCGCTCAGGAGCACCACGGTGTTGCCGCTTGGTGGGATCTTGCCCGAAAGTATCGCCGCTACCCCGACGGCGCCTGCGGGCTCCACAACCTGCTTGGCGCGCTCGAGGAGCACCAACAGTGCATACGCCGTCTGGTCTTCGGTGACGGTGATCACCTCATCAACGAGGTCACGCACCATGGTGAAGTTCAGCTCGCCGGGTTTACTCACCGCGATACCGTCGGCAATGGTGGGGCTCATCTTAACCTCGACGATCTCACCCTTCTCGAGCGAGGGTGGGTAGGCGGCAGCGTTGGCCGCCTGCACACCGATCACTCGAATGTTTCGACCCTCTGCGCGGGCGCGGTGCTTGATCGCTCCCGCAACGCCGGAGACGAGTCCGCCACCACCGATGGGCACAATAACGGTGTCAACGGTGGGAACCTGATCAAAGACTTCCAACGCCAGGGTGCCTTGGCCGGCAACGATATCGATGTGATCGAAGGGGTGCACGAGAACCGCACCGGTTTCTTCAGCGAACCGTGCGGCTGCGCGCAGTGGCTCGTCGATCGTGTTACCTCGCAAGATAACCTCGGCGCCGTAGTGACGAGTTGCCTGCAATTTGGGCAGGGGCACACCCACAGGCATGAAAATGGTGGACTTGATGCCCAACTCCCGCGCGGCGAACGCCACACCCTGAGCATGATTGCCCGCAGACGCTGCAACTACTCCGCGCGCCTTCTCTTCGTCGGTAAGGCCAGCAAGCCGGTTGTACGCTCCCCGAATTTTGAAAGAGCCAGTGCGCTGAAGATTTTCACACTTCAGAAAAACGGGTGAGCCGAGAATCTCCGCGAGAAAACGCGACGTTTGCATGGGGGTGACGTCGGCAACTTCGGCGACCCGCTCCCGTGCTTTCTCATAGTCCCGAAGAGTGGGGCCGGGCATCCGCTTAGTTTCCATGGCTGAGCACATCACTGATCGTGGGAGGTCCCTTAACGCGCCAATCGCCACTGGCGATATA
It encodes the following:
- the xseA gene encoding exodeoxyribonuclease VII large subunit: MTIAEGAPTVDTPWPVSVLSQKVRGWIERLGTAWVEGEITQWGGSGGNIYGKLKDLEVDATISFTIWSSVRTKLPNDLKQGDRVVALVKPNYWVKGGTLTMQVLEMRHVGLGDLLERLELLRQKLHAEGLFEHKKPLPFLPNCIGLVTAKDSDAEKDVVRNAQLRWPSVKFRTAHAAVQGERAVKEVSDGIRLLDADPEVDVIIVARGGGDFQNLLVFSDESLVRTAAACQTPLVSAIGHENDRPLLDEVADLRASTPTDAAKRVVPDVAEELSRVQQARAAMRLRITQRLSNEGDRLESLRTRPVLANPVSLVDAHADELSRYVSRSHELVERAIEKAQAGMTELTGQLRALSPQRTLQRGYAIAQLSDGTALRSRADATEGTQLLLTVADGKISTTVTDQPADS
- a CDS encoding exodeoxyribonuclease VII small subunit, whose translation is MATPKKISVSDLSYEQARDELIAVVGELEQGSATLEQSLALWERGEALAQRCEEWLVGARARLDAARTSSPTSGVGQ
- a CDS encoding DUF4245 domain-containing protein, giving the protein MAKKSTPRVVAELGRPETSAETFARKAENSRKHRANQTLFNLVIATGASLGVVLFLVLVVVRPTDTTPVSADYQTIAAEAQTDASEPLLAPALPDDWYSNSARLGTNSSVQTWYVGLVTPLSPSSPSAQFIALEQGIDANDTWLAIVTDNALATGTTTIDGIDWTIYDRRSSPDTGNYAYSMSAQIADSTVVLHGTASTAEFELLAASIATKASLE
- a CDS encoding carbonic anhydrase, with amino-acid sequence MSRGNERFIAGEPYHPRQDVERRTELANAQAPHAALFGCSDSRLAAEIIFDKGLGDLFVVRNAGQIISDSVVGSLEYAVSVLNVPLILVLGHDECGAVAAAIASQGAEHPALPPHIESLIAKIVPAVRRVAGSETGFVDTTTISSTDVGREHLRETIAELVSSSELISEAIAAGTLAVVGANYRLLEGRAVPDVIVGTV
- a CDS encoding class II fumarate hydratase; the protein is MTSSTEYRIEHDTMGEVRVPKDALYGAQTQRAVENFPISGTGLEPAQIVALARVKRAAAMANAELGKLDSGIAEAIVGAADQIIDGQHHDQFPVDTYQTGSGTSSNMNMNEVLARLASDSLGSVVHPNDHVNASQSSNDVFPTSVHLAVTGALLGDLIPALEHLAAALDVKAELWKGAVKAGRTHLMDATPVTLGQEFAGYARQIRLGIARAQSTIPRVAEVPLGGTAVGTGINTPLGFPQRVITILAENSGLPITEAEDHFEAQGARDSLVEASGALRVIAVSVTKICNDLRWMGSGPNTGLGELNIPDLQPGSSIMPGKVNPVIPEAVLMVCARVIGNDATIAWGGASGAFELNVAIPVMGTSLLESIRLLSNSLRALADKTVDGLEANLPRALALAESSPSIVTPLNKIIGYEAAAKIAKHAVAQSMTVREAVIDLGFVERGEVTIDQLDAALDVLSMTTPG
- a CDS encoding fumarate hydratase — protein: MAWVWWFIAVPLGVAAVWAVFAPRNQWRSLFSWSVADVHTSEPGGAAYAYRRLIAAIALGLALLMIVIAVVWSSTRDPVEPPRANHVEQTWGTPEPLLMHRTFQPALAPTDTLVDVPIDSYLPVNDDGGAPLYLLDLEPFSRLGTTNIPGYIGSIPSETDAIISRADVIVKVRGPLLCVPRTVVAIETPERVHLAVLYGLPNPADGSTPNNAEACPLGEDLTGSVLIPITLTDPIGERIVEALDGAPLTMAGLGD
- a CDS encoding PhoH family protein: MECTLADLTTPKTTNVTSKAGGRAQRQAERTYVLDTSVLLSDPSAIKRFAEHNVVLPVVVITELEAKRNDPEIGYFARQALRNLDEMRIKHERLDFPISVGDNGGTLRVELNHSNMSVLPSGLQLGDNDSRILAVALNLANEGLDVTVVSKDLPLRVKAASIGLAAEEYRAELAVDSGWTGQAEIELSGDQVSELYDKEQLHSRTVGDLPINTGLIVHSERGSALARVTARGTMSLVRGDRDIFGLHGRSAEQRLAIEMLLDPELGIVSLGGRAGTGKSALALCAGLEAVLEKQQHRKIMVFRPLYAVGGQELGYLPGDASEKMNPWAQAVFDTLGSVVSENVLEEVLDRGLLEVLPLTHIRGRSLHDAFVIVDEAQSLERNVLLTVLSRIGQNSRVVLTHDVAQRDNLRVGRHDGVASVIETLKGHSLFGHITLTRSERSAIAALVTELLEGNELA
- a CDS encoding isoprenyl transferase, which produces MSQRKFPFGRGFLYGLYQKKLRRQLEGQQLPRHVAMIIDGNRRWAKLKDLETAAHGHRAGAAKYREFLVWCDDLDISVATLYLLSTDNLTGRSTEELGELFTIIGDLADDLSHFRDWQVQHVGSDVGLPATLKAQLTAAHNRTASNTGLHVNLAIGYGGRHEIAEAMRRIVRNHSDEGQSLDDLAGLLTPELIGEHLYTGGQPDPDLVIRTSGEQRISDFMLWQTAHSELYFVEALGPDLREVDFLRALRDFARRHRRYGQ
- the trhA gene encoding PAQR family membrane homeostasis protein TrhA, which encodes MNRDASETPAVEAVDQEDAAGLPQLPLIEDAIAFDTADAKPTWRGWIHAATFPVAVVLGIILIVMADGVPAKVSSAVFVASSLMLFGVSALYHRFNWSDRTRMLLKRFDHSNIFLLIAGSYTPITVLALAPEKATLLLWLVWSGAALGIGFRIFWVGAPRWLYVPLYVLLGWAAMMFVVDFFQTNWIMMTLILAGGLFYTAGAVVYGLKRPNPIPGVFGFHEIFHTLTLLAFLCHWAGIFLVATNPPVA
- a CDS encoding DUF4307 domain-containing protein, whose product is MPEVSSSNTGSIDDNDSGNSARSVDTITTPAGANADLDARYGRSPRAKRNNRAIIVTVALGFVAVFTAWLVWGGLLEAPAQFEARDTGFELIDESTVTVRWQFNVPENTDARCAVQALNSTFAIVGWKVVDVPASDQRNRALSETIRTTEQAVSGLIYRCWLT
- the greA gene encoding transcription elongation factor GreA, whose amino-acid sequence is MAGQENLTWLTQEAFDRRTAELEQLTGEGRHDIAKKIEAAREEGDLKENGGYHAAKEEQGKIEARIRVLTELLRHAVVGDVQDDDGVVEPGILVTAKIMGDESVFLLGSREIVADDSDLDVYSEKSPLGMAINGLKVGESTAYTAPNGKEIMVEIVKIATYSG
- the ilvA gene encoding threonine ammonia-lyase, producing MCSAMETKRMPGPTLRDYEKARERVAEVADVTPMQTSRFLAEILGSPVFLKCENLQRTGSFKIRGAYNRLAGLTDEEKARGVVAASAGNHAQGVAFAARELGIKSTIFMPVGVPLPKLQATRHYGAEVILRGNTIDEPLRAAARFAEETGAVLVHPFDHIDIVAGQGTLALEVFDQVPTVDTVIVPIGGGGLVSGVAGAIKHRARAEGRNIRVIGVQAANAAAYPPSLEKGEIVEVKMSPTIADGIAVSKPGELNFTMVRDLVDEVITVTEDQTAYALLVLLERAKQVVEPAGAVGVAAILSGKIPPSGNTVVLLSGGNIDPMIMERIISHGLSASERYLRLRIPLPDRPGQLARISGIIAEANANVVEVLHSRHNNKAQFSEVQLELHIETRGPEHAESVLARLREEGFDPQVDF